Part of the Nitrospirota bacterium genome, CGATGACCTTCATGAGAGACAGGTTGTAAGCAGCGAGACGGTTAGGGTCTGTTGTTATCTGGTATTGTTTGACAAACCCGCCGACACTGGCCACCTGTGAAACCCCGGGGACGCTCTCAAGGGCAAGTTTTATATTGTAGTCCTGCATAGTGCGGAGCTGCGAAAGATCGTGGCTTGCGGATTCATCAACGAGCGCGTAACTGAAACCCCATCCAAGACTGGTGGCATCAGGCCCGAGCACGGGGTTTGCTCCTGCCGGCAGTTTCCCTTTTACGATCTGAAGATATTCGAGCAGGCGGCTCCTGGCCCAGTAGATGTCCGTCCCCTCTTCAAAGATCACATATATGAAGGAGCTGCCGAGAAATGAAAACCCGCGCACTGCCTGGACCTTTGGCGCGGCGAGCAAAGATGATGTTATCGGGTATGTTATCTGGTCTTCCACAAGGTCAGGGCTTCTGCCTTCCCACGACGTGAAGACTATGACCTGCGTGTCGCTCAGATCAGGGATGGCGTCGAGCGGCGTATTTCTAAGCGCCCAGTATCCCCACGCGCAGAGGAAGAATATCATAAGAAATATGATGAACTTGTTCCTTGCGCTGTATTCGATAATTTTAGAAATCATGATTTCCTGGGGGTTGGGGATTGGGGGTTAGGGTTTAGTTTTGAGACAAGACTTCTGATTTGTCTGCCAATCACGGTTATACGTTCTATAATTTTCTCTTTTGATTCTTCATCCATGTAACCTAATTCGCTTGCTATTATCATCTGTGTTTCCAATTCTGCTAAAGAACCTAATGCGATAAATAAAAATTGTTTAAATTCTGCTCTATGGTTTCTAATATGTCCTTCAG contains:
- a CDS encoding four helix bundle protein; protein product: MGTNSKIQSFRDLTIWQDAIKLVKVIYETTKTFPSAETYGLTSQIRRAAVSVPSNIAEGHIRNHRAEFKQFLFIALGSLAELETQMIIASELGYMDEESKEKIIERITVIGRQIRSLVSKLNPNPQSPTPRKS